The following proteins come from a genomic window of Rhodoligotrophos sp. CJ14:
- the cbiE gene encoding precorrin-6y C5,15-methyltransferase (decarboxylating) subunit CbiE, which yields MSASPWLSLIGIGEDGLAGLSGTAGLLIEQAALVVGGPRHLEMVERSGKGRKLAWVSPIAETLPEITRRRGDPVVVLASGDPFFYGIGNLLARSVAPGEMLVIPALSSVSLATARLHWPFEEISIISLCGRPIEGLAPLLQTGRRLLALSADETTPAAVAGYLSQRGFGQSTIHVLERLGGKAERIRQTRADQFNLPDIARLNLLGIELAAGREAIIISVTSGLDDALFAHDGQLTKREIRAVTLSSLAPRAGERLWDIGCGSGSISTEWALSHPANRALAIEENGGRAANAARNVTVLGVSRQVEIIHGHAPEALIDLAEPDAVFIGGGLRDGVLDAAWSRLKPAGRMVVNGVTLEAEAALIEAYHRFGGDLTRLSVERLDRIGTMHGFRPAMTVLQWRAVKP from the coding sequence ATGAGCGCATCCCCCTGGCTGAGCCTGATCGGGATTGGTGAGGATGGCTTGGCCGGCCTCTCGGGCACGGCGGGCCTGCTGATCGAGCAGGCCGCCTTGGTGGTGGGCGGCCCGCGCCATCTAGAGATGGTCGAGCGCTCAGGCAAAGGTCGCAAGCTTGCCTGGGTGAGCCCCATTGCGGAAACGCTGCCGGAAATCACGAGGCGCCGCGGCGATCCTGTCGTGGTGCTAGCCTCCGGTGATCCCTTCTTCTACGGCATCGGCAACCTTTTGGCGCGCTCAGTCGCACCGGGCGAGATGCTGGTGATCCCTGCCCTCTCCTCTGTTTCCCTGGCCACCGCTCGCCTTCACTGGCCCTTTGAAGAGATCAGCATCATATCCCTGTGCGGCAGGCCGATAGAGGGCCTGGCGCCCCTGCTTCAGACCGGCCGGCGTCTGCTTGCGCTCTCAGCCGACGAAACCACACCCGCTGCGGTCGCCGGCTATCTGAGCCAGCGCGGTTTCGGTCAGAGCACCATCCATGTGCTCGAACGGCTTGGTGGCAAGGCCGAGCGGATCCGTCAGACCCGCGCGGATCAATTTAACCTTCCCGATATCGCGCGGCTCAACCTCCTCGGCATCGAGCTTGCTGCTGGACGGGAGGCGATCATCATTTCCGTGACGAGCGGTCTCGATGATGCCCTCTTCGCGCATGACGGGCAGCTTACCAAGCGCGAGATCCGCGCGGTCACTCTTTCGAGCCTCGCCCCGCGCGCGGGCGAGCGCCTGTGGGATATCGGCTGCGGCTCCGGCTCCATTTCCACTGAATGGGCCTTAAGCCATCCCGCCAACCGGGCATTGGCGATTGAGGAGAATGGTGGGCGCGCGGCCAATGCCGCCCGCAACGTGACGGTCCTCGGTGTCTCACGGCAGGTTGAGATCATCCACGGCCACGCGCCCGAGGCCTTGATCGACCTTGCCGAACCCGATGCTGTCTTCATCGGCGGCGGCCTCCGGGATGGGGTGCTTGATGCCGCATGGTCACGGCTGAAGCCTGCTGGCCGCATGGTGGTGAATGGCGTCACCCTTGAGGCGGAAGCGGCACTGATAGAGGCCTATCACCGCTTTGGCGGTGATCTCACCCGGCTCTCGGTCGAGCGGCTGGACCGGATCGGCACGATGCATGGCTTTCGGCCGGCAATGACGGTGCTGCAATGGCGCGCGGTGAAGCCATGA
- a CDS encoding cobalamin biosynthesis protein translates to MARGEAMIIAGLGMRPNCPAQDLLDLIERAQAACAGQPISALAAPRFRSTEPGLAQAVSRLALPLMLVDNQALAAVQHLCPTRSARAEATTGFASVAEGVALSAAGPGASLILHRIANGSATCALAQSAEALRREPAAEPRMQA, encoded by the coding sequence ATGGCGCGCGGTGAAGCCATGATCATTGCCGGCCTCGGTATGCGCCCAAATTGCCCCGCGCAGGATCTCCTGGACCTGATCGAGCGCGCGCAAGCTGCATGCGCCGGCCAGCCGATCAGTGCACTCGCCGCGCCCCGGTTTCGCAGCACCGAGCCCGGCTTGGCGCAAGCCGTGAGCAGGCTCGCTCTGCCGCTCATGCTGGTCGACAATCAGGCCCTTGCCGCGGTCCAGCATCTTTGTCCCACCCGCTCCGCGCGTGCAGAAGCCACGACCGGCTTCGCGTCCGTGGCCGAAGGCGTCGCATTGAGCGCCGCAGGACCCGGCGCCTCCCTCATTCTGCACAGGATCGCCAACGGGTCGGCAACCTGCGCGCTCGCTCAAAGCGCTGAGGCCTTGCGGCGCGAGCCAGCGGCAGAGCCGAGGATGCAAGCATGA
- the cobM gene encoding precorrin-4 C(11)-methyltransferase — protein sequence MTIHFIGAGPGAPDLLTIRGRDLISSCPVCLYAGSLVHREILEFCPEGCRIIDTAPMSLDEIIAEMLKAHHAGEDVARLHSGDLSIWSAMGEQHRRLDQLGIPYTVTPGVPSFAAAAAALKTELTLPEVAQSVVLTRTSGRASAMPERERLASFAETGATLALHLSIHVLDRLVEELIPHYGADCPVAVAYRVSWPDERMIRGTLGTICARIGEDRPERTALILVGRVLDCDDFGNSALYDPGYQRRYRNRSEG from the coding sequence ATGACCATCCACTTCATCGGAGCAGGCCCCGGCGCACCGGACCTCCTGACGATCCGCGGCCGCGATTTGATCAGCTCTTGTCCTGTCTGCCTCTATGCGGGCTCGCTGGTTCATCGGGAGATCCTCGAATTTTGCCCCGAGGGCTGCCGCATCATTGATACCGCGCCCATGAGCCTTGATGAGATCATCGCGGAAATGCTCAAGGCCCATCACGCGGGCGAGGACGTTGCGCGGCTTCATTCGGGAGACCTCTCGATCTGGAGCGCCATGGGCGAGCAGCACCGCCGTCTAGACCAGCTCGGCATTCCCTATACCGTCACCCCCGGAGTACCTTCCTTCGCGGCAGCGGCGGCCGCCCTGAAGACGGAGCTGACCCTGCCGGAGGTCGCCCAATCCGTCGTGCTGACCCGCACCTCTGGCCGTGCCTCCGCCATGCCCGAGCGCGAGCGCCTCGCAAGCTTCGCTGAAACCGGCGCAACCCTCGCGCTGCATCTTTCGATCCACGTGCTGGACAGGCTGGTCGAGGAACTCATTCCCCATTACGGTGCCGACTGCCCTGTGGCCGTCGCCTATCGCGTGAGCTGGCCTGATGAGCGCATGATCCGGGGCACGCTTGGAACCATCTGCGCGCGCATCGGCGAGGATCGCCCGGAGCGCACCGCACTGATCCTTGTCGGCCGCGTGCTCGATTGCGACGACTTCGGCAACAGTGCGCTCTATGATCCCGGCTATCAACG